The following are from one region of the Vitis riparia cultivar Riparia Gloire de Montpellier isolate 1030 chromosome 9, EGFV_Vit.rip_1.0, whole genome shotgun sequence genome:
- the LOC117921925 gene encoding secreted RxLR effector protein 161-like, with the protein MDKIPYASTVGSIMYAQVYTRPDIAYVVGMLGRYQSNPGIDHWKAVKKVLRYLQETKDYMLTYRRTDNLEIIGYFDSHYAGCKDTRKSTSGKIIINRVHNGEFMSEWWLLPYVLKLMYNIISPLAATIPTYLSLSSSPDPKGPTI; encoded by the exons atggacAAAATTCCTTATGCTTCTACAGTAGGGAGTATCATGTATGCTCAAGTCTACACTCGACCAGACATAGCTTATGTGGTAGGCATGCTTGGTCGATACCAAAGTAATCCAGGTATTGATCATTGGAAAGCAGTTAAGAAAGTATTGCGTTATTTGCAAGAGACTAAGGACTACATGCTTACATACAGAAGAACAGATAATCTAGAGATTATTGGTTATTTTGATTCCCATTATGCTGGCTGTAAGGATACCAGAAAGTCTACATCTGg GAAGATAATCATAAACAGGGTGCACAATGGGGAATTCATGTCAGAATGGTGGCTACTCCCTTACGTGCTGAAGCTGATGTACAATATAATTTCCCCACTAGCTGCCACCATCCCTACATATCTATCACTATCATCCAGCCCTGATCCCAAGGGACCCACCATTTGA